A DNA window from Cetobacterium sp. NK01 contains the following coding sequences:
- a CDS encoding type I restriction enzyme HsdR N-terminal domain-containing protein: MFNLDKYKIDKIKIKGEEFIDCKSRKKLIKVTPEEEVRQKVIEFLQKEINVPEKMLEVEFPLSRIESGNKLRADIVVFEEIDNKKTPLLVIECKEPKIPLCNGVYEQLREYDEVLEPKYIAMTNGIDIYIEKYKEDDNEFLKLEKIPKYSDMLLNKGQEIIKEQKWIRCNEEDYNDIEFLLECYYPLITEHIDDKEKIEIIKFIDSLYDTSVRLENCGNDLIYIEKDNGNLNKSFGNSSGDGWNGLYRIFLVKYKENYYTISLGINFGYILVGIEDNTIKHHSLQLRLTKSTFKKIKNGYQVIHSGRMTVGNKGSVKNQIVLDYIKEKCPRILNDNRIILGDLKLDKDSKITDIKDFIFNLIEYSLLRDEIREIEKQS; the protein is encoded by the coding sequence ATGTTTAATTTGGATAAATACAAAATAGATAAAATAAAAATAAAAGGAGAAGAATTTATTGATTGTAAGAGTAGAAAAAAATTAATAAAAGTAACTCCTGAAGAAGAAGTGAGACAAAAAGTAATAGAATTTTTACAAAAAGAAATTAATGTTCCTGAGAAGATGTTAGAGGTAGAATTTCCATTGTCAAGAATAGAAAGTGGAAATAAATTAAGAGCAGATATAGTTGTATTCGAAGAGATTGATAATAAAAAAACTCCATTATTAGTTATTGAATGTAAAGAGCCTAAGATACCTTTGTGTAATGGAGTATATGAGCAATTAAGAGAATATGATGAAGTTTTAGAACCCAAATATATAGCTATGACAAACGGAATTGATATTTACATTGAAAAATATAAAGAAGATGATAATGAATTTCTGAAGTTAGAGAAGATACCTAAGTATTCAGATATGTTATTAAATAAAGGCCAAGAAATTATTAAGGAACAAAAATGGATAAGATGTAACGAAGAAGATTATAATGATATAGAATTTTTATTAGAATGCTATTACCCACTTATAACAGAGCATATAGATGATAAAGAAAAAATAGAGATAATAAAATTTATAGATTCTTTATATGATACATCTGTAAGACTTGAAAATTGTGGGAATGATTTAATATATATAGAAAAAGATAATGGTAATTTAAATAAGAGCTTTGGAAATTCTAGTGGTGATGGTTGGAATGGTTTATATAGAATTTTTTTAGTGAAATATAAAGAAAACTATTATACGATATCACTAGGAATAAATTTTGGATATATCTTAGTTGGAATAGAAGATAATACAATAAAACATCATTCATTACAACTGAGATTGACTAAAAGTACTTTTAAGAAAATTAAAAATGGATACCAAGTTATTCATAGTGGAAGAATGACAGTTGGAAATAAAGGATCTGTAAAAAATCAAATAGTATTAGATTATATAAAAGAGAAATGCCCAAGAATACTGAATGATAATAGAATAATATTAGGTGATTTGAAATTAGATAAAGATTCAAAAATAACTGATATAAAGGATTTTATTTTTAATCTAATAGAATATTCTTTATTGAGAGATGAAATAAGAGAAATAGAAAAACAGAGTTAA
- the istB gene encoding IS21-like element helper ATPase IstB: protein MDTLEKYCKKLKLGSEILEEYESIPLDDKKDFLTNVLEISINSQEIRRKNRLIAEAKFDVVKTFEGYCFDDIQLPEGLNLEEIKTGNFIEKSHNLIFYGSVGTGKTYLATAIGVEACNQGKRVRFFKVATLINELIDAYNKATLGRFLKNLKKYDLIILDELGYVPIGEKGAELLFQVIADCYERKSLIITTNIEFSKWNGIFMDKKITTAILDRVIHYGHLIIFSGESYRLKNAISRKNGGAL, encoded by the coding sequence ATGGACACACTAGAAAAGTACTGTAAAAAACTTAAGTTAGGCAGTGAGATTTTAGAGGAATATGAATCTATTCCTCTAGATGATAAAAAAGATTTTTTAACAAACGTACTAGAAATAAGTATAAATTCTCAAGAAATTAGAAGAAAAAATAGGCTGATTGCTGAGGCTAAATTCGATGTTGTAAAAACATTCGAAGGCTATTGCTTTGATGACATACAGTTACCCGAAGGTTTAAATTTAGAGGAAATTAAAACTGGTAATTTCATAGAAAAGAGTCACAATTTAATTTTTTATGGTTCCGTAGGAACAGGAAAAACATATTTAGCAACAGCGATTGGTGTTGAAGCTTGTAATCAAGGCAAAAGGGTTAGATTTTTTAAGGTTGCTACTTTAATAAATGAATTAATAGACGCATATAATAAGGCAACACTTGGTAGATTTCTAAAGAATTTAAAAAAGTATGATCTAATTATTCTAGATGAACTGGGATATGTTCCAATAGGAGAAAAGGGCGCAGAACTGCTATTTCAAGTCATCGCTGATTGTTATGAGCGAAAAAGTTTAATTATCACAACTAATATTGAATTTTCTAAGTGGAATGGAATTTTCATGGATAAAAAAATTACAACTGCAATATTAGATAGAGTAATTCATTACGGACATTTAATAATTTTTAGTGGAGAAAGTTACAGATTAAAAAATGCTATATCAAGAAAAAATGGTGGTGCTCTTTAA
- the istA gene encoding IS21 family transposase, giving the protein MLPMINKYNIKTMYSVQGKSLREIARETGHTFRTVKKYALTEDFSDKIIRRPGVSSLDPFKEIINQWLISDLGSPRKQRHTAKRIFERLCEEFSDTFNISYRTVCKYVNEKKKTLKDFSNKNIGLLSLTHLPGEAQLDFGETQFSMNGELINGYHLVISFPYSNHSYVQIFPSQNQEALFQGMKNIFDHIGKVPKEIWFDNMSTAVAQIKKGKERKLTDRFIQFMTHYGFKAKFCNPASGNEKGHVENKVGYTRRNLFVPVPNFDSLSDFNKELLIKCEQDSNRDHYKKNKNINDLFKVDLSEMIPLNSYAFEVYKLQKYKSNKVGFVKFESNDYSVLPNFLSSEVWLKIFVDKIEILDNNYKLLTDHKRIYKKNTKSTNWKDWLKVLERKISALEYTDFYQELPEIWKIYFKSKDCIEKRKIVSALAEMLISSDLSMATRALESNLDKGINDISSLITTFRAFNEPNKIYAELNPDEINTPYQNSMEPELSIYDILMGGN; this is encoded by the coding sequence ATGTTGCCAATGATCAATAAATATAATATCAAAACTATGTATTCTGTTCAAGGAAAATCTTTAAGAGAAATTGCTAGAGAAACTGGACATACTTTTAGAACTGTTAAAAAATATGCCTTAACTGAAGATTTTTCAGATAAAATTATTAGAAGACCAGGAGTAAGTTCGCTTGATCCATTTAAAGAAATAATTAATCAGTGGTTGATTAGTGATTTAGGTTCTCCTCGAAAACAGCGCCATACTGCTAAAAGAATTTTTGAAAGATTATGCGAAGAATTTTCGGATACTTTTAATATTAGCTATAGAACAGTTTGTAAATATGTGAATGAAAAGAAAAAAACTTTAAAAGATTTCTCAAATAAAAATATAGGACTTCTTTCTTTAACTCATTTACCTGGAGAAGCTCAGCTTGACTTTGGTGAAACGCAGTTTTCTATGAATGGAGAACTAATAAACGGTTATCATTTGGTAATTTCTTTCCCATATAGCAATCATTCATACGTTCAAATTTTTCCGAGTCAAAATCAAGAAGCTCTATTTCAAGGTATGAAAAATATATTTGATCATATTGGAAAAGTACCAAAAGAAATTTGGTTCGATAATATGTCTACTGCTGTTGCTCAAATAAAAAAAGGAAAAGAAAGAAAATTAACAGATAGATTTATTCAATTTATGACTCACTATGGGTTTAAAGCAAAATTTTGTAATCCTGCAAGTGGCAATGAAAAGGGACATGTTGAAAATAAAGTAGGCTATACTCGAAGAAATCTATTTGTACCTGTTCCCAACTTTGATTCTTTAAGCGATTTTAATAAAGAATTATTAATAAAATGTGAGCAAGACTCTAATAGAGATCATTACAAAAAAAATAAGAATATTAATGATCTTTTCAAAGTTGATTTATCAGAAATGATTCCTCTTAATTCATATGCTTTTGAAGTATATAAGTTACAAAAATATAAAAGTAATAAAGTTGGTTTTGTTAAATTCGAAAGTAACGATTATTCAGTTCTTCCAAATTTTTTAAGTAGTGAAGTTTGGTTAAAAATATTTGTTGATAAAATTGAAATTTTAGATAATAACTATAAACTTTTAACAGATCATAAAAGAATATATAAAAAAAATACAAAATCAACTAATTGGAAGGATTGGCTCAAAGTCTTAGAGCGAAAAATATCAGCACTTGAATACACTGATTTCTATCAAGAACTCCCTGAAATTTGGAAAATATATTTTAAATCTAAAGATTGCATTGAAAAAAGAAAAATTGTTTCAGCTCTTGCTGAAATGCTAATAAGCAGTGATTTAAGTATGGCAACAAGAGCGCTTGAATCTAATTTAGATAAAGGTATAAATGATATTTCATCGCTAATTACAACTTTTAGGGCATTTAATGAGCCAAATAAAATATATGCAGAGCTTAATCCTGATGAGATAAATACACCTTATCAAAATTCAATGGAACCAGAGTTATCAATATATGATATTTTAATGGGAGGGAACTAA
- a CDS encoding PH domain-containing protein, with translation MSLDTKNISILLHEKVDPKKGAEKFEEMLLETETVELAYMAVRDRILFTNKRLIIINVQGLTGKKIDFHTIPYNKINSFAIETSGTFDLDAELKVWVSGLAGVEIKFLKGIDIKEIGKFLTKKII, from the coding sequence ATGTCTTTGGATACGAAAAATATTTCAATTTTATTGCATGAGAAAGTGGATCCCAAAAAAGGAGCAGAAAAGTTTGAGGAGATGTTACTAGAAACTGAAACAGTGGAGTTAGCATATATGGCTGTTAGAGATAGAATTTTATTTACAAATAAAAGGTTGATTATAATTAATGTTCAAGGATTAACTGGTAAAAAAATAGATTTCCATACAATTCCATATAATAAAATAAATTCTTTTGCTATAGAGACCTCAGGAACATTTGATTTAGATGCAGAATTAAAAGTTTGGGTATCTGGTTTAGCAGGAGTAGAGATAAAGTTTTTAAAAGGGATTGATATTAAAGAAATAGGTAAATTTTTAACAAAAAAGATAATTTAA
- a CDS encoding lysozyme inhibitor LprI family protein, translating into MKGGFKMPIFILFIALSITSLGSVVDDYEKEISRLEKQCEEKMSKDYSTTGMVLATQEYYEELDKVLNKVYKELMVTLDDEGKVALRDSQREWIKFRDKEIAFAANLYSKKDGSIWSLSTPSVMTNLMENRIRELASYIGDQRDELF; encoded by the coding sequence ATGAAGGGCGGATTTAAAATGCCAATTTTTATACTTTTTATAGCTTTATCTATAACTTCACTAGGTAGCGTAGTAGATGACTATGAAAAAGAGATTTCTAGATTAGAAAAACAGTGTGAAGAAAAAATGTCTAAAGATTATTCAACAACTGGGATGGTATTAGCTACGCAAGAGTACTATGAGGAGTTAGATAAGGTTTTAAATAAAGTATATAAAGAGCTTATGGTAACTCTTGATGACGAAGGAAAAGTGGCTCTTAGAGACTCTCAAAGGGAGTGGATAAAGTTTAGAGATAAAGAGATAGCTTTTGCAGCAAATCTCTATTCTAAAAAAGATGGCTCAATTTGGAGCCTATCTACACCAAGCGTTATGACAAATTTAATGGAAAATAGAATTAGAGAGTTAGCTAGTTATATAGGAGATCAAAGAGATGAGCTGTTTTAA
- a CDS encoding cold-shock protein: MLKGTVKWFNKEKGFGFITCENGEDHFVHFSAINAEGFRVLEEGQKVSFRAEGADKGSLAKDVTIG; encoded by the coding sequence ATGTTAAAAGGAACAGTTAAATGGTTTAATAAAGAGAAGGGATTTGGATTTATAACTTGTGAGAATGGAGAGGATCATTTCGTTCATTTTTCAGCAATAAACGCTGAGGGGTTTAGGGTTTTAGAAGAGGGGCAAAAAGTATCTTTTAGAGCTGAGGGAGCAGATAAAGGATCTCTAGCAAAAGACGTAACAATAGGATAA
- a CDS encoding sigma-70 family RNA polymerase sigma factor — MDGERVILARNGDEEELEKIFLEYKKNILKYNKMFYLKGGDSNDLLQEGYIGLMKAIKGYDKKREVSFSYFASICIKRQIITAIKNYNSSKNLSLNNSSVDEEIDIDHYFKSSAYYSPEEMILGKEFLEGLKKYLDVNLTSLEKKVFPYMCQGYTYLETSKKLNEKVKRIDNAICRTKQKIKIYVESYLK; from the coding sequence ATGGATGGTGAAAGAGTAATTTTAGCAAGAAATGGGGATGAAGAGGAGTTAGAGAAAATTTTTTTGGAATATAAAAAAAACATATTAAAGTATAATAAAATGTTTTATTTAAAAGGTGGGGACTCTAACGACTTACTTCAAGAGGGATATATAGGTTTAATGAAAGCTATAAAAGGATATGATAAAAAAAGAGAGGTATCTTTTTCATATTTTGCAAGTATATGTATAAAAAGACAGATAATCACAGCTATTAAAAACTATAATTCAAGTAAAAATTTATCACTAAATAATAGTTCAGTAGATGAAGAGATTGATATAGATCATTACTTTAAGTCATCAGCTTACTACTCTCCTGAAGAGATGATTTTAGGAAAAGAGTTTCTAGAAGGGTTAAAAAAATATTTAGATGTAAATTTAACTTCACTTGAAAAAAAGGTGTTTCCATATATGTGCCAAGGATACACATATTTGGAAACATCTAAAAAATTAAATGAAAAAGTAAAAAGAATAGATAATGCAATTTGTAGAACTAAGCAAAAAATAAAGATATATGTTGAAAGTTATTTAAAGTAA
- the ilvD gene encoding dihydroxy-acid dehydratase gives METKTFNKIFSGDEGALKRALYKSMGFTDSQLKKPLIGIANSFTSGTPGHYNLNEISKKVKEGIIAAGGTPIEFGTIAPCDGIAEGHIGMKYILPAREIIASSIEIMGRAHNFDGIVLLGSCDKIVPAMLIGAARLKIPAVFVNGGPMYPAYYNNKDWDGNIITEAIGWKKQRLITEEEFKNIEEIAEPCIGSCSMMGTANTMCCLGEVLGLSIPGSAMIPAVEAKRFRIAVESGEAIVELIKNKIKFEDILTKDSFDNALKFLLAMGGSTNAILHLQSIYKEYFDENLTLEYISEISKSIPTIASIYPASEYDVIDFYRDGGVLSILKELESNLNLNCKNILNKTLKNILEEISYAKNRNMIKSFDNPFNNESGVDILKGNLAIDGAICKPAAIPENLKYFKGKAVVFNSEEEANKAIISGYIKEKSVILIRYEGPKGGPGMPEMYKPMKYLEGMGLSSSCALITDGRFSGSNRGLFVGHISPEAYEKGIISIVKNGDEIIIDIYNNLITLNVDELEIKKRYKNLKVLVKEVPNGYLKIYRKLCTSAANGAILKY, from the coding sequence ATGGAAACAAAAACATTTAATAAGATATTTTCAGGAGATGAAGGGGCATTAAAAAGAGCTTTGTATAAGTCTATGGGATTTACAGATAGTCAATTAAAAAAACCCTTGATAGGTATAGCAAATTCATTCACTAGTGGTACACCAGGACATTATAATCTAAATGAAATTTCAAAAAAAGTAAAAGAGGGAATTATAGCAGCCGGAGGAACTCCTATAGAATTTGGAACAATCGCCCCATGCGATGGAATTGCTGAAGGTCATATTGGAATGAAATATATACTTCCTGCAAGAGAAATAATAGCTTCTTCAATAGAAATAATGGGAAGAGCTCATAATTTTGATGGAATTGTATTGCTAGGATCCTGTGATAAAATAGTTCCTGCGATGTTGATAGGAGCTGCAAGGTTGAAAATACCTGCTGTTTTTGTAAATGGTGGACCAATGTACCCAGCATATTATAATAATAAAGATTGGGATGGTAATATTATTACAGAAGCGATAGGTTGGAAAAAACAAAGATTAATTACAGAAGAAGAATTTAAAAATATAGAAGAAATAGCTGAACCATGTATTGGATCATGCTCAATGATGGGAACTGCAAATACCATGTGTTGTTTAGGAGAAGTTTTAGGATTAAGTATACCAGGCAGTGCTATGATTCCAGCTGTTGAAGCAAAACGATTTAGAATAGCAGTTGAATCTGGAGAAGCAATTGTAGAATTAATAAAAAATAAAATAAAATTCGAAGATATATTAACAAAAGATTCCTTTGATAATGCTCTTAAGTTTTTATTAGCTATGGGAGGGTCTACTAATGCGATATTACATTTACAAAGTATTTATAAAGAATATTTTGATGAAAATTTAACTTTAGAATATATATCTGAGATTTCAAAATCAATCCCAACAATTGCTTCTATATATCCTGCTTCAGAATATGATGTTATAGATTTTTATCGAGATGGTGGAGTTTTGTCAATTTTAAAAGAATTAGAAAGTAATTTGAATTTAAACTGTAAAAATATACTCAATAAAACACTAAAGAATATTCTTGAAGAAATATCATATGCTAAAAATAGAAATATGATTAAATCTTTTGATAATCCTTTTAATAATGAAAGTGGTGTAGATATCTTAAAAGGTAATTTAGCCATTGATGGTGCTATCTGCAAGCCAGCAGCAATTCCAGAAAATTTAAAATATTTTAAAGGAAAAGCGGTTGTATTTAATAGTGAAGAAGAAGCTAATAAAGCAATTATTTCAGGATATATTAAGGAAAAGTCGGTTATATTAATAAGATATGAAGGGCCAAAAGGAGGTCCTGGAATGCCTGAAATGTACAAACCAATGAAATATTTAGAGGGAATGGGTTTGTCTAGTAGTTGTGCTCTTATAACAGATGGAAGATTTTCAGGATCAAATAGAGGACTTTTTGTAGGACATATTTCTCCAGAGGCTTATGAAAAGGGAATAATTTCAATTGTTAAAAACGGTGATGAAATTATAATTGATATATATAATAATTTAATAACATTAAATGTAGATGAATTAGAAATAAAAAAAAGATACAAAAATTTAAAAGTACTAGTTAAAGAAGTCCCTAATGGATATTTAAAAATTTATAGAAAATTATGTACTTCTGCAGCGAATGGAGCTATTTTAAAATATTAG
- a CDS encoding RraA family protein → MEWDNEKELLELIRKELYTSVVGDICDEIDYHNQFLSQDIRPIETHKRVPVMVGRAMPVVEVNVFEEPKEGLPFGKMLEALDNLKENEIYICAGAAKNYATIGELMCTAMIARGAVGAISDSFIRDVEGIKELNFPVYSTGFYAQDQRGRGMVIDYRVPVQINGVKINPGDLIIADIDGVLVVPKEKELEIITKSLEKARGEKIVQLKIKEGMLASEAFKKFGIM, encoded by the coding sequence ATGGAATGGGATAACGAAAAAGAGTTATTAGAGCTTATAAGAAAAGAGTTATATACATCTGTAGTTGGAGATATATGTGATGAAATAGATTATCATAATCAATTTCTATCTCAAGATATAAGACCTATAGAAACCCATAAAAGAGTTCCGGTAATGGTTGGAAGAGCTATGCCTGTTGTTGAAGTAAATGTTTTTGAAGAACCAAAAGAAGGGTTACCTTTTGGTAAAATGTTAGAAGCGTTAGATAACTTAAAAGAAAATGAAATTTATATTTGTGCAGGAGCAGCTAAAAATTATGCAACAATAGGAGAGTTAATGTGTACTGCTATGATTGCTAGAGGAGCAGTTGGAGCTATTAGTGATAGTTTTATAAGGGATGTAGAAGGAATTAAAGAATTAAATTTTCCGGTTTATTCTACTGGATTTTATGCTCAAGATCAAAGAGGGAGAGGAATGGTTATAGATTATAGAGTTCCAGTACAAATAAATGGAGTGAAGATAAATCCAGGAGATTTAATAATTGCAGATATAGATGGAGTTCTAGTTGTACCTAAAGAAAAGGAATTAGAAATAATAACCAAATCTTTGGAAAAAGCAAGAGGAGAAAAAATTGTTCAATTAAAAATAAAAGAAGGAATGTTGGCCTCAGAGGCATTTAAAAAATTTGGAATTATGTAG
- the groL gene encoding chaperonin GroEL (60 kDa chaperone family; promotes refolding of misfolded polypeptides especially under stressful conditions; forms two stacked rings of heptamers to form a barrel-shaped 14mer; ends can be capped by GroES; misfolded proteins enter the barrel where they are refolded when GroES binds), translated as MAKILSFNTEARKKLENGVNLIADAIKVTLGPRGRNVVLEKEFGLPLITNDGVSIAKEIELEDKFENMGAQLIKEVASKSNDIAGDGTTTATVLAQAIVKEGLKEVNNGHNPMFIKKGIEKATKEVVKNLQNMAKKIETKEEISQVGEISSGDKEIGNLIAEAFDYVGENGVITVEEGNILDTKLKIIEGMSLERGYLSPHMVTNQEKMEINLENPYILITDKKINNIKELLYILEEVSKNNLSLLIIAEDIESETLATLIVNKLKGKLNIAVIKAPSFGENRSNLLEDISCAVGTELISNEKIMKLEDIKIENLGRATHIKITKDRTLILGGKSKEIDIQNRIEFLKKQIKSSSSEYDIEKLKERIAKLSKGIAVIKVGAATEIEMKEKKLRIEDALNATQAAIEEGIVPGGGVALIEISKKIENLKLEGEEGIGFEIIKKAILSPLKQIIENSGLNGETIIEKIKSLPEGIGFDASKEEYVNMIEKGIIDPVKVTRTAIQNASSVASLILTTEVLIVNK; from the coding sequence ATGGCAAAAATATTGAGTTTTAATACAGAAGCTAGAAAAAAACTAGAAAATGGTGTTAATCTAATAGCAGACGCTATAAAAGTTACACTGGGTCCTCGCGGAAGAAATGTAGTTTTAGAAAAAGAATTTGGATTACCATTAATAACAAATGATGGGGTCTCAATAGCAAAGGAAATAGAATTAGAAGATAAGTTTGAAAATATGGGAGCTCAATTAATTAAGGAAGTTGCGAGTAAATCAAATGATATAGCTGGTGATGGAACAACCACAGCTACAGTTTTAGCTCAAGCTATTGTTAAAGAAGGGTTAAAAGAAGTGAATAATGGACATAATCCAATGTTTATAAAAAAAGGTATAGAAAAAGCAACTAAGGAAGTTGTTAAAAACTTACAAAATATGGCAAAAAAAATAGAAACAAAGGAAGAGATTAGTCAAGTTGGAGAAATATCATCTGGAGATAAGGAGATTGGAAACTTGATTGCAGAAGCATTTGACTATGTAGGTGAAAATGGAGTTATAACAGTAGAAGAAGGTAATATATTAGACACCAAATTAAAAATAATAGAAGGAATGAGTTTAGAGAGAGGGTATCTATCTCCTCATATGGTTACAAATCAAGAGAAAATGGAAATTAACTTAGAAAATCCTTATATTCTTATAACTGATAAAAAAATTAATAATATAAAAGAATTACTTTACATTTTGGAAGAAGTTTCAAAAAATAACTTATCACTTTTAATAATAGCAGAAGATATAGAATCAGAGACATTAGCAACACTTATTGTTAATAAACTTAAGGGTAAATTAAATATTGCAGTAATAAAAGCTCCATCTTTTGGTGAAAATAGAAGTAACCTACTAGAAGATATTTCTTGTGCAGTTGGAACAGAATTAATTTCGAACGAAAAAATAATGAAATTAGAAGATATAAAGATTGAAAACTTAGGAAGAGCGACGCATATAAAAATAACAAAAGATAGAACTTTAATTTTGGGAGGAAAATCTAAAGAAATAGATATTCAAAATAGGATAGAGTTTCTTAAAAAACAAATAAAAAGCTCTTCATCAGAATATGATATAGAAAAATTAAAAGAAAGAATAGCAAAACTTTCAAAAGGTATTGCAGTTATAAAAGTTGGAGCTGCGACTGAAATTGAAATGAAAGAAAAGAAATTAAGAATAGAAGATGCTTTGAATGCAACACAAGCTGCAATAGAAGAAGGGATTGTTCCAGGTGGAGGAGTTGCACTGATTGAGATTAGTAAAAAAATAGAAAATTTAAAATTAGAGGGCGAGGAAGGGATAGGATTTGAGATTATTAAAAAAGCTATATTATCTCCACTAAAACAAATTATAGAAAATTCTGGATTAAATGGAGAAACTATAATTGAAAAAATTAAATCTCTACCCGAAGGAATTGGTTTTGATGCTTCAAAAGAAGAATATGTTAATATGATAGAAAAAGGTATTATTGATCCTGTAAAAGTAACACGAACTGCGATACAAAATGCCTCTTCAGTTGCTTCTTTAATTCTTACAACAGAAGTATTAATTGTAAATAAATAA
- the dgoD gene encoding galactonate dehydratase yields MKIKSYELFEVPPRWLFLKLETDNGIVGWGEPVLEGRASTVKAAVKELIENYLIGKNPLDIEDHWNVMYRGGFYRGGGIMMSALAGIDQALWDIKGKYLNQPVYELMGGKCRDKMKVYSWIGGDRPNDVAMAAKEKKDQGFQAIKMNATEELQFIDSYEKVDQVLERVDAIRKATGKYFGIAVDFHGRVHKPMAKLLAKKLEPYDLMFIEEPVLCENKESFRDIANSCSIPLATGERLFSRWDFKEILNSGYIDIIQPDLSHAGGITEVKKIAAMAEAYDVALAPHCPLGPIALASCLHVDATSYNAVIQEQSMGIHYNQGKDVLDYLINKEVFEFKEGMVDILTGPGLGVDINEELVRELSKQEHNWKNPIWRHKDGSFAEW; encoded by the coding sequence ATGAAAATTAAAAGTTATGAATTATTTGAAGTACCCCCAAGATGGCTTTTTTTAAAATTAGAAACTGATAATGGGATAGTGGGATGGGGAGAACCTGTTCTTGAAGGAAGAGCCTCTACCGTAAAAGCTGCAGTAAAAGAATTAATTGAAAATTATTTAATAGGAAAAAACCCTTTAGATATTGAGGATCATTGGAATGTAATGTATAGAGGTGGCTTTTATAGAGGTGGCGGAATTATGATGAGCGCCCTTGCAGGAATTGACCAAGCTTTATGGGATATAAAAGGAAAATATTTGAATCAACCTGTATATGAATTAATGGGTGGAAAATGTCGGGATAAAATGAAAGTATACTCTTGGATTGGTGGAGATCGACCAAATGATGTAGCAATGGCAGCAAAAGAAAAAAAAGATCAAGGATTTCAAGCGATTAAAATGAATGCTACAGAAGAGTTACAGTTTATAGATAGCTATGAAAAGGTAGATCAAGTTTTAGAACGAGTTGATGCTATAAGAAAAGCAACGGGAAAATATTTTGGAATTGCTGTTGATTTTCATGGAAGAGTACATAAGCCTATGGCAAAATTATTAGCTAAAAAATTAGAGCCATACGATTTGATGTTTATAGAAGAACCTGTGCTTTGCGAAAATAAAGAATCATTTAGAGATATTGCGAATTCTTGTTCAATTCCTTTAGCAACAGGAGAAAGATTATTTTCTAGATGGGATTTTAAAGAGATATTAAATAGTGGTTATATTGATATAATTCAACCAGATTTATCACATGCTGGTGGAATAACAGAAGTAAAAAAAATAGCAGCAATGGCAGAAGCATACGATGTAGCACTAGCTCCTCATTGTCCATTGGGACCAATAGCATTAGCATCATGTTTACATGTTGATGCGACGAGTTATAATGCAGTTATCCAAGAACAAAGTATGGGAATTCATTATAATCAGGGAAAAGATGTTTTAGATTATTTGATAAATAAAGAAGTTTTTGAATTTAAAGAAGGAATGGTCGATATTTTAACTGGTCCCGGATTAGGAGTAGATATAAACGAAGAATTAGTAAGAGAGTTGTCTAAACAAGAACACAATTGGAAAAATCCTATTTGGCGTCATAAGGATGGTTCATTTGCAGAATGGTAA